DNA sequence from the Selenomonas timonae genome:
CGAGGATCGGGCGGTAGACCGCCTGTGCCTCGCCAAACTCACGCATGACCTCGTGATCCATGTAGAAATGCTGGCGCCCCGTGAGTGTACGGAACGGGATCAGCTCCTCCACATTGTTCGTAAAGGGCGTATAGCGGCGGTTCTGGTTGCTGCCCGTAAAGGTCGGTGCCGTGATCGTCTCACGCGGCTGTGCGATAACCTGATCGTAGGTGAACCGCTCCTCCTCACGATCCTTTGCGAGCTTCACGAGGTCATTCAGCCCCGTGCGCTTCTCCACCGCCTCCCATGCGCGGACGGCCGTCCTGCCGCAGGTCGTCGGGGACATACCGAGCACGGCGTCAATCGCCTGCCGCGCCTCGTAGATGGAGGGACAGCCGTAGGACACATAGTCCTTGTTCTGAATGATGCCGTTGCGCTGACGAATCTCCTCGTAGTCCTCCGCCGAGTCCCACGTATTGCCGTGGCTCGCCGTCTTGCCGCCCGCATTCGGGCCGAGCGCGATCCACTTCTCATAGAGCTTCGTATAGTCAATCGTATTCGATGCAATGTTAGGCATGGTCTTGCCGGGGATCGGCTCACACTCACCCTTGCTCCAGTCGCGCACAATGCCGTCCGGCTGCGCGAGTTCTGCCTCGCTGTCGTGCCCGAGCGGGGTCGCAGCGATGTTCGTGTACGGCGTGAGCTTTGCGTCCTTTGCGACCTGCGACACCGCCTGTGCCAGTGTGCGGTAGATGTCCCAGTCCGTCCGCGACTCCCAGAGCGGGTCGACCGCCGGCTGGAAGGGATGGACAAACGGGTGCATATCCGTCGAAGAGAGGTCGGTTTTCTCGTACCACGTCGCCGTCGGCAGCACAATGTCGGAGTAAAGCGCGTTGCCCGCCATGCGGAAATCGAGCGAAACGAGGAGGTCGAGCTTGCCCTCGAGCGCGCCGCCCGGCTGCATGAGCTCCTCCTTCTCGCGCCACTTCACCTCCTGCGGGCGCGTCGCACAGTCCTCCTCCTGGAAGATGCTGTTCTCCGTGCCAAGGAGGTATTTGAGGAAGTAGTCGTTGCCCTTCGCGGACGAGCCGAGCAGGTTGCAGCGCCAGACAAAGAGGTTGCGCGGGAAATTCTCCGGTGCATCGGGGTCTTCCCATGCGAACTTCAGGCTCTTGTCCTTCAAGCTCTTGACGATGTATTCCTTGATGCCGTCCGCGCCCTCGAAGCCCGCCGCCTTTGCATCCGCAGCGAGGTCGTTCGAGCCACGGTTGAACGTCGGGTAGGAGGGTGCCCACCCCAGACGCGCCGCGAGCACAGCATAGTCCGCCGCGTGATTGTAGCGTGCATTTTCGTTCGCCGCCGTCAGTGCATCCGTCTGAATCTCGTCGCTGCGCCACTGGTCGGTCGCGAAGTAGTAGAACGAGGTAGAGTTGAGCAGCTTCGGCGGTGCCTGCCAGTCCGTACCCGTCATGATACGCGCCCAGCCCTCGTTCGGGCGGAGCTTCTCCTGCCCGACGTAGTGCGCCCAGCCGCCGCCGTTGCGCCCCTCGCAGCCCGTAAAGAGCAGGAGGTTGACGATCGTACGGTAGACGACGTCCGCATGGAACCAGTGGTTGATGCCACCGCCCATGATGATCATGGTTCTGCCGTTCGTCTTGATGGCGTTGTCCGCGATCTCGCGTGCGGTCTTGATGACGAGATCGGGCGAAATGCCCGTGTACTTCTCCTGCCACGCGGGCGTATATGGGGTGTCGTCCTCGTACGAGCCTGCGCTCTCGCCGCCGATGCCGCGATCAATCGCATAGTTTGCAAGCGTGAGGTCATAGACCGTCGTGACGAGCACCTCGCCGTCCGCCGTCTTCACGCTGCGCACAGGCAGAGCACGCGTCAGCGTACGCTCCCTGCGATCGTTGCCGAAGTACGGCAGCTGCACCTCAACCGTCCCCGTCTTGTCATCCCAGACGGAGAGACGTGGGCAGATCTCCGCGCCCGTGTCGCGGTTCTCCTCGCGGATGTTCCACTTCTCCTGCGTCGACCAACGCTCGCCGAGCGTGCCGTTCGGGATGACGATATCGCCCGTCTTGTCGTCCACGACGTAGTAGCGGAAGTCCGCGTGCTTCTCGTCGCGCCCCATGTCGCGCGAGGAGAGCATACGCCCGGGGATGTACGTGCCGTCCTCTTTCTTCTCAATGCGCACGAGGAACGGGAAGTCCGTATACTTCCGCGTGTACTCGAGGAAGAACGGCGTTGTTTGATCAACGTAGTATTCCTTGAGAATGACGTGCCCCATCGCCATCGCCATTGCGGAGTCGCTGCCGACCTTGAGCGGAATCCACGTATCCGCAAACATCGAGGACTCGGCATAGTCGGGCGCGATGGAAACGACCTTTGTCCCCTTGTAGCGCACCTCCGCCATAAAGTGTGCGTCCGGCGTGCGCGTGAGCGGTACATTCGAGCCCCACGTGATGAGGTAGCCTGCATTGTACCAGTCGCTCGACTCGGGCACGTCCGTCTGCTCGCCCCAGATCTGGGGGCTCGCGGGCGGCAGGTCGGCGTACCAATCGTAGAACGAAAGGCCGACACCGCCCATGAGCTGCATGAAGCGGATGCCCGCCGCATAGCTCAGCATCGACATTGCAGGGATGACAGAGAAGCCGAAGATGCGGTCGGAGCCGTAGGTGTACGCCGTGTAGAGCACGGAGGCGGCGATCAGCTCGCTGACCTCCTGCCAGTTCGAGCGCACAAAGCCGCCCATACCGCGCGCCTGCTTGTACTGCTTCTTCTTTGCGGGATCGGAGGCGATGCTCTTCCATGCCTCGTACGCATTCGGATGCGCCGCACGCGCCTCACGCCAAAGAGCCGCGAGTTCCCCGCGCATATACGGGTACTTCACGCGGTGCGGACTGTAGAGATACCACGAGAACGTCGTCCCGCGCGGGCAGCCGCGCGGCTCGAAGTCCGGCATATCCGGCGCCGTCTCCGGATAGTCGGTCGCCTGATTCTCCCACGCCACAATGCCGTTCTTGACGTGGACGTTCCAGCTGCACGAGCCCGTGCAGTTGACCCCGTGCGTCGTGCGGACCGTCTTGTCGAACGACCAGCGGTCGCGATACATGTTCTCCCATGCGCGCCCGCCCTCGTGCGTCTCATTGTGACCGTCTGCGGATTTCGACGTTGGAATCAGATACTTAAACTTTTGAAAGATACTGCTCACGCCTTCACCCCTCCATTATTTTGGCTTTCATTGAAAAGGCTTATAGATACGATATAATTTTACTATATAGGCTTTTACGTGCATGTGAGTAATGTCACATATTTATAAATTTTTATAGCTGAAACTTATTCTTTCTATCGCTTTTATCTATCATAGAGTATTTGTCCATCTGTATACCGGATTTCTTATTTCACGCCGATAATCTTCTGTGATATAATGACAAAAATATTGTAAGCAGGTGAGAAAGGCAGACCGTGATGCTCCTATGAACACTGAACTCATACAAAATGCCTCCAAAGACAGCAATAAAATGCTCAACCACAAGATGAAGATCCTGCTCGACATCGGGCAGACACTCATGGAGAACGGCGCGGACTGTTCGCGCATCGTGCGCGATATGCGGCGCGCGGCAGTGCATCTCAGGATTCCCTCCGAGCAGATCCAGTCGCACGTTACCTACACGACGCTCATGCTCTGCGTCAGCGACGGTGAGCGCTCCTTTACACAGTTCCGCAAATGTCTGAAGCACGGTGTCAACCTCGCCGTCCTCGCCGCTGTCAGCAAGCTGACATGGCGTATCCTGCGCGGCAATACGCCGCTGGATCCAATCGAGCGCGCAATCAACCGCATCCGCGAGCGTCCGCTCTGCTATCCCGACTGGATCATTGCGCTCGGCGCCGCCGTCGGCTCGGGCGGCTCGTGCAAGCTCTTTGGCGGCAGCTGGACAGAGGCGCTTGTCGCCACCATCGCGGCGCTCATGGGTTTCCTCGCCCACCGCACGAGCACGCGATACGCCTTCAACCCCTATGCATGCGCCATGATTACGGGCTTTGTCGCAACGCTCGGCGCATGGATCATCCCCGCTGCGCTCGGGCTTCCTACGATGTGGTATGCGCTCGTCGCCTGCACCATCTTCCTCATGCCCGGCTTCCCATCGATCAACGCCGCGAGCGACCTGCTGAACCGCTTCACCACCTCGGGCATGACGCGCGCAATGGACACGATGCTCATCATCGGCGGCATGACCTTCGGCATCGCCTTTGCCATCCTCGTTGCGGGCGTACACAATATTTCGGACGTGCACATACAGCCGACCGACAGCTATCTCAATCAGGCGATTGCCGCCATCCTCGCGGCAGGCGGCTTCTCCATCATGTTCAACACACCGAAGAAGCTGCTCGCCATCGTCGCTATCGAGGGCATTGTGACCATGCTCATTCGCAACGTCCTGATGCTCGAGTTCGGACTGCCGCAGGCAATCGGCTCCTTCGCAGCAGCAGCCGTCGTCGGCATCGCCGCGCTGAAGATCATCCATATCGTTCACACGCCGAATACCCTGCTCATCATCCCGCCCGTCATCCCCCTCATCCCCTGCGTCCTCCTCTATCGCCTCCTCTTCGCCGTCCTGCACATCCAGACCATCTCCGTCGAGGAGCTGCTGGAGGCGCTGCGCTTCGGCGTAAACGGCGTCACCATCATTCTCGCCGTCGTCGTCGGTGTCTCCATCCCGAACATCTTCATCCAGAAGCGCATTGAGGCACAGCAGCAGCGCGAGATCAGCGCCATCATCGCACAGCGAGAGACGGAGGACTGAATCCTGTGCATACAAATAGGACTGCCATTCGTTTGGCAGTCCTATTTGTATGCGGCAAAGCGCGTATTCAGCCGACGATCTCGGAGACGATGCGCATGAAATTCCCATGCGCAATTTTCTCCAGATCTCCCGCACTGTAGCCCCGTTTTTTCAAAACATCAAGGAAGTGCGGTACATCTGCCGCACTCGTGAGATCCGCAGTCATCTCCTCTGTATGGACGAACGAGGCGAGCGTATCGCCCGGCAGATAATCGCAGAAATCAAAGCCGCAGGCAATGTGATCCACACCGACGAGCCCGGCAATGTAATCGACATGATCTGCCAGCCGCTCCGCACTCGGCTGCTCCGCCGCGATGAACTCCGGCCACGCATTCATCCCGATCACGCCGCCGCGCGCGGCGAGCGACTTGATCTGATCGTCCTTCAGATTGCGCGCGTGCGCACACAGCGCGTAGGCATTGGAGTGCGAAGCGATGAACGGCTTCTCCGTGTGCTCATAGATATCCCAGAAGGTCTG
Encoded proteins:
- a CDS encoding nitrate reductase subunit alpha; the encoded protein is MSSIFQKFKYLIPTSKSADGHNETHEGGRAWENMYRDRWSFDKTVRTTHGVNCTGSCSWNVHVKNGIVAWENQATDYPETAPDMPDFEPRGCPRGTTFSWYLYSPHRVKYPYMRGELAALWREARAAHPNAYEAWKSIASDPAKKKQYKQARGMGGFVRSNWQEVSELIAASVLYTAYTYGSDRIFGFSVIPAMSMLSYAAGIRFMQLMGGVGLSFYDWYADLPPASPQIWGEQTDVPESSDWYNAGYLITWGSNVPLTRTPDAHFMAEVRYKGTKVVSIAPDYAESSMFADTWIPLKVGSDSAMAMAMGHVILKEYYVDQTTPFFLEYTRKYTDFPFLVRIEKKEDGTYIPGRMLSSRDMGRDEKHADFRYYVVDDKTGDIVIPNGTLGERWSTQEKWNIREENRDTGAEICPRLSVWDDKTGTVEVQLPYFGNDRRERTLTRALPVRSVKTADGEVLVTTVYDLTLANYAIDRGIGGESAGSYEDDTPYTPAWQEKYTGISPDLVIKTAREIADNAIKTNGRTMIIMGGGINHWFHADVVYRTIVNLLLFTGCEGRNGGGWAHYVGQEKLRPNEGWARIMTGTDWQAPPKLLNSTSFYYFATDQWRSDEIQTDALTAANENARYNHAADYAVLAARLGWAPSYPTFNRGSNDLAADAKAAGFEGADGIKEYIVKSLKDKSLKFAWEDPDAPENFPRNLFVWRCNLLGSSAKGNDYFLKYLLGTENSIFQEEDCATRPQEVKWREKEELMQPGGALEGKLDLLVSLDFRMAGNALYSDIVLPTATWYEKTDLSSTDMHPFVHPFQPAVDPLWESRTDWDIYRTLAQAVSQVAKDAKLTPYTNIAATPLGHDSEAELAQPDGIVRDWSKGECEPIPGKTMPNIASNTIDYTKLYEKWIALGPNAGGKTASHGNTWDSAEDYEEIRQRNGIIQNKDYVSYGCPSIYEARQAIDAVLGMSPTTCGRTAVRAWEAVEKRTGLNDLVKLAKDREEERFTYDQVIAQPRETITAPTFTGSNQNRRYTPFTNNVEELIPFRTLTGRQHFYMDHEVMREFGEAQAVYRPILDFRPMNKSLNGTQKEITLKYLTPHNKWSTHSMYFDAQQMLTMFRGGQSVWMSEKDAAEIGVKDNDWIELYNRNGVVASRVVVSPRIPHGAVFMHHAQDRHINVPGSKISGTRAGTHNTPTHIHIKPTHLIGGYGQLSYGFNYYGPTGNQRDSYVVVRRMEEVDWLED
- a CDS encoding threonine/serine exporter family protein, encoding MNTELIQNASKDSNKMLNHKMKILLDIGQTLMENGADCSRIVRDMRRAAVHLRIPSEQIQSHVTYTTLMLCVSDGERSFTQFRKCLKHGVNLAVLAAVSKLTWRILRGNTPLDPIERAINRIRERPLCYPDWIIALGAAVGSGGSCKLFGGSWTEALVATIAALMGFLAHRTSTRYAFNPYACAMITGFVATLGAWIIPAALGLPTMWYALVACTIFLMPGFPSINAASDLLNRFTTSGMTRAMDTMLIIGGMTFGIAFAILVAGVHNISDVHIQPTDSYLNQAIAAILAAGGFSIMFNTPKKLLAIVAIEGIVTMLIRNVLMLEFGLPQAIGSFAAAAVVGIAALKIIHIVHTPNTLLIIPPVIPLIPCVLLYRLLFAVLHIQTISVEELLEALRFGVNGVTIILAVVVGVSIPNIFIQKRIEAQQQREISAIIAQRETED